The Methanocaldococcus jannaschii DSM 2661 genome has a segment encoding these proteins:
- a CDS encoding multiprotein bridging factor aMBF1, which yields MQMCELCGKLTDKLYKVIIEGSEMNVCKECAKFGKSPKTYSRLGKKTIIGKGTITTNKQVKKPIKRRRDIFDTLPMLREDYGDVIREAREKRGLSIEELAKKLKMKASTLQKFERYELEPNEKEIKILEKELKISLTESIGEETSYYGGRDEDGFTLGDFIKIKK from the coding sequence ATGCAAATGTGTGAGTTATGCGGAAAGCTTACAGATAAGCTTTACAAGGTAATTATTGAAGGCTCTGAAATGAATGTCTGTAAAGAGTGTGCTAAATTTGGCAAAAGTCCAAAAACATATTCAAGATTAGGTAAAAAAACTATAATAGGAAAAGGAACAATAACTACTAATAAACAAGTTAAAAAGCCTATTAAAAGAAGAAGAGATATATTTGATACTTTACCAATGTTAAGAGAGGATTATGGGGATGTTATTAGAGAAGCAAGAGAAAAGAGAGGTTTATCAATAGAAGAACTTGCTAAAAAACTTAAAATGAAAGCAAGTACTTTACAAAAATTTGAAAGGTATGAGTTAGAACCAAATGAAAAAGAAATTAAAATATTAGAGAAAGAGTTAAAAATAAGCTTAACTGAAAGTATTGGGGAAGAAACTTCATATTATGGTGGTAGAGATGAAGATGGATTTACATTAGGTGATTTCATTAAAATTAAGAAATAA
- a CDS encoding permease, with protein sequence MDVMSFIMNIINVMINTIIDYLNVNRVLALLMAFLMAGGIASMINKNFIIKYFGSNTPKYISYTVAAVSGSLLAVCSCTILPLFASIYKRGAGIGPATTFLFSGPAINVLAIFYSAALLGWDIGFLRAVFAVVVSILIGLSMEIIFKSHEKKRALRVPKADKISDRPLYQTITFFALQFIMLLVITASPKLFPTLSMPLYDGFLLKHLLFIILGIILAVTTKIWFKDEEIKNWLRESFTLLKIVFPLLIIGVAIAGAIKAIIPPSYIATYVGGNSITANFIASFIGALMYFATLTEVPIIKALMELGMGVGPAMALLLAGPSLSIPTVLTISKVLGKTKALTYLGLVVIFSTICGYIAGIILR encoded by the coding sequence ATGAGCTTTATAATGAACATTATTAATGTTATGATAAACACAATCATCGATTATTTAAATGTAAATAGAGTCTTAGCCTTATTGATGGCTTTCTTAATGGCTGGAGGCATTGCTTCAATGATTAACAAGAACTTTATTATAAAATATTTCGGTTCAAACACACCAAAATACATATCCTATACTGTAGCTGCTGTTAGTGGTAGCTTATTAGCTGTCTGTTCTTGCACTATCCTTCCATTATTTGCCAGTATTTACAAAAGAGGAGCTGGAATAGGGCCAGCAACAACATTCTTGTTCTCTGGGCCAGCAATAAATGTTTTGGCTATATTTTACTCAGCGGCATTGCTTGGATGGGACATTGGATTTTTAAGGGCTGTGTTTGCAGTAGTAGTCTCAATACTTATTGGTTTATCAATGGAGATAATATTTAAAAGCCATGAGAAAAAGAGAGCTTTAAGAGTCCCAAAGGCAGATAAAATATCAGATAGGCCTCTATATCAAACAATAACATTCTTTGCTCTGCAGTTTATCATGTTGTTGGTAATTACCGCCTCACCCAAGCTGTTTCCAACGTTATCAATGCCTCTATACGATGGATTTTTATTAAAGCATCTGCTATTTATAATACTTGGGATTATCTTGGCTGTAACAACAAAAATCTGGTTTAAAGATGAGGAGATTAAGAACTGGCTCAGAGAGAGCTTTACACTGCTAAAGATTGTCTTTCCACTGCTAATTATTGGAGTTGCCATAGCTGGAGCTATTAAGGCAATTATCCCACCAAGTTATATAGCAACCTATGTAGGAGGAAACTCCATAACTGCCAACTTTATTGCCTCATTTATTGGAGCTTTGATGTATTTCGCCACATTAACAGAAGTGCCAATTATAAAGGCATTGATGGAGCTTGGTATGGGTGTAGGGCCGGCAATGGCTCTGCTGTTAGCTGGACCAAGTTTGAGTATTCCAACAGTCTTAACCATCTCAAAAGTCTTAGGAAAGACGAAGGCTTTAACATATTTGGGTTTAGTTGTTATATTCTCAACAATATGTGGCTATATAGCTGGAATAATCCTCAGATAA